A single region of the Streptomyces sp. AM 4-1-1 genome encodes:
- a CDS encoding complex I subunit 1 family protein has translation MNDVLDVAIRLIIVFAAFLVLPLVVGQAEHKVMAHMQGRLGPMYAGGFHGWAQLVADGVKFAQKEDIVPADADRKVFQLAPAVALLPYLLVVLVIPIGPQEGAVGQVIDAGVFFVLAVMGIGVLGSLMAGWASANKFSLLGGLRTAAQLLAYELPMLLAAASVAMAAGTVSLPGILDSFEWWWLPWQLIGALVFFVAGLAELQRPPFDMPVADSEIIFGAYTEYTGLRFALFLLAEYAGIVVLCGLTTVLFLGGWHGPFGEDGLGWVWTLLKTAILAFVVIWLRVTYPRLREDQLQKLAWTTLIPLALAQIALTGIVKVAIQ, from the coding sequence GTGAACGACGTACTCGACGTCGCCATCCGGCTCATCATCGTCTTCGCCGCGTTCCTCGTTCTCCCGCTCGTCGTCGGGCAGGCCGAGCACAAGGTGATGGCGCACATGCAGGGCCGGCTCGGCCCCATGTACGCGGGCGGCTTCCACGGCTGGGCCCAGCTCGTCGCGGACGGGGTGAAGTTCGCGCAGAAGGAGGACATCGTCCCGGCCGACGCGGACCGCAAGGTCTTCCAGCTCGCGCCCGCCGTGGCCCTCCTCCCGTACCTCCTGGTCGTCCTCGTCATCCCGATCGGTCCGCAGGAGGGCGCGGTCGGGCAGGTCATCGACGCGGGCGTCTTCTTCGTGCTCGCCGTGATGGGCATCGGGGTGCTCGGCTCGTTGATGGCGGGCTGGGCGTCGGCCAATAAGTTCTCGCTGCTCGGCGGTCTGCGTACCGCTGCCCAACTGCTCGCGTACGAGCTGCCGATGCTTCTCGCCGCCGCCTCGGTGGCGATGGCCGCCGGCACCGTCTCGCTGCCCGGCATCCTCGACTCCTTCGAGTGGTGGTGGCTGCCGTGGCAGCTCATCGGCGCCCTCGTGTTCTTCGTCGCCGGTCTCGCCGAGTTGCAACGCCCGCCCTTCGACATGCCCGTGGCCGACTCCGAGATCATCTTCGGCGCGTACACCGAGTACACCGGTCTGCGGTTCGCCCTGTTCCTGCTCGCCGAGTACGCGGGCATCGTCGTCCTGTGCGGTCTGACCACCGTCCTCTTCCTCGGCGGCTGGCACGGTCCGTTCGGCGAGGACGGGCTGGGCTGGGTGTGGACCCTCCTCAAGACCGCGATCCTCGCGTTCGTCGTCATCTGGCTCCGCGTGACGTATCCCCGGCTGCGTGAGGACCAGTTGCAGAAGCTCGCCTGGACCACGCTCATCCCGCTCGCTCTCGCGCAGATCGCGCTCACCGGCATCGTGAAGGTGGCGATCCAGTAA
- a CDS encoding NADH-quinone oxidoreductase subunit C, which produces MTAAETYDRLPDAVTEIFGEEATAEHAFDLLTVDVPASAWITALETARTTLDCGYFDWLSAVDEPGTGFRVCAHLAALHGGGVRRLLVRTTVPHEAPTLPSAIGVYAGAAWHERETHEMFGVDFTDHPHLVPLLLPEGFEGHPLRKDFVLAARVAKAWPGAKEPGESEHGGPKRRQMLPPGVPDPNEWGPLKGQLPPAPARPARAARAAGDRPARRTRSVSEGYASRPTAESPGTTPGTGGTAAPEGTTPASVPNPPPATAPAPAPASAPRRARSASQGSASQRPDSRPAGETPRPADETPRSGTAPEGASSDAAPKDARAADGTTPAADTSAPGKDAAPEARSADAPWHHARPAFEDTPAPGTAVPGTATSGGAPAPETAIPETATSGAPAPGPSEPEPTSAEPESTESGPTRPKSTEPEPGSTGSEPGSTGSGSAEPEPDSSGSGSGSAEPDRTEPDRTKPSEESGPTASPGPEASVDRPDGGDPA; this is translated from the coding sequence GTGACCGCCGCGGAGACGTACGACCGGCTGCCCGACGCCGTCACCGAGATCTTCGGCGAGGAGGCCACCGCCGAGCACGCCTTCGACCTGCTCACCGTCGACGTGCCCGCGTCGGCCTGGATCACCGCACTCGAAACCGCCCGCACCACCCTGGACTGCGGTTACTTCGACTGGCTGAGCGCCGTCGACGAACCCGGCACCGGCTTCAGGGTCTGCGCCCATCTCGCGGCCCTGCACGGAGGCGGGGTCCGGCGGCTGCTGGTCCGCACGACCGTCCCGCACGAGGCGCCGACCCTGCCCAGCGCGATCGGTGTGTACGCGGGCGCCGCCTGGCACGAGCGCGAGACCCACGAGATGTTCGGCGTGGACTTCACGGACCACCCGCATCTGGTGCCGCTGCTGCTGCCCGAGGGCTTCGAGGGCCACCCGCTGCGCAAGGACTTCGTCCTGGCGGCCCGGGTCGCCAAGGCATGGCCGGGAGCCAAGGAGCCGGGCGAGTCCGAGCACGGCGGCCCCAAGCGCCGGCAGATGCTGCCGCCCGGGGTCCCCGACCCGAACGAATGGGGCCCGCTCAAGGGTCAGCTCCCGCCCGCCCCGGCCCGTCCGGCCCGCGCCGCGCGCGCGGCGGGCGACCGCCCGGCGCGCAGGACCCGCAGCGTGAGCGAGGGATACGCGAGCCGGCCGACGGCGGAGTCCCCGGGCACCACGCCGGGAACCGGCGGCACGGCCGCTCCGGAAGGTACGACCCCGGCTTCCGTGCCGAACCCCCCTCCTGCTACTGCCCCTGCCCCTGCCCCTGCTTCCGCCCCGCGCCGCGCCCGCAGCGCGTCCCAGGGTTCGGCGAGCCAACGCCCGGATTCCCGTCCGGCCGGCGAGACGCCCCGTCCGGCCGACGAGACGCCCCGGTCGGGCACCGCACCGGAGGGCGCATCGTCCGACGCGGCCCCGAAGGACGCACGGGCGGCGGACGGGACGACACCGGCGGCGGATACTTCGGCGCCAGGGAAGGACGCCGCGCCCGAGGCACGGAGCGCGGACGCCCCCTGGCACCACGCACGCCCGGCCTTCGAGGACACTCCCGCACCGGGGACGGCGGTACCGGGGACGGCGACGTCGGGTGGTGCTCCCGCACCGGAGACGGCGATCCCGGAGACCGCGACGTCGGGTGCTCCCGCGCCGGGGCCCTCCGAGCCCGAGCCCACCAGCGCAGAGCCCGAGTCCACCGAGTCCGGGCCCACCCGGCCGAAGTCCACCGAGCCCGAGCCAGGCTCCACCGGGTCCGAGCCCGGCTCCACCGGGTCCGGCTCCGCCGAGCCCGAGCCCGATTCCTCCGGCTCCGGCTCCGGCTCCGCCGAGCCCGACCGCACCGAGCCCGACCGCACCAAGCCCTCCGAGGAGTCCGGTCCCACCGCGTCCCCCGGACCCGAGGCGTCCGTAGACCGTCCTGACGGAGGCGATCCCGCGTGA